One segment of bacterium DNA contains the following:
- a CDS encoding ABC transporter ATP-binding protein has product MIQVEGLAKRFGRIEALKGISAGCPRGLVTALVGPNGSGKTTLMKCLLGLVRPDAGRILLDGRPMDGTAAARLDIGYMPQLPHYPDNLSVEELVELIGGVRRAAAEKAGRAARAPGANPPWSDSIFSLAAIQGRKLRGLSGGTRQRVGAELAWRSAAPLLVLDEPTAGLDPLASSHLKDRLLEDRAAGRTVLISSHVLADLQELADQVIFLLEGRVRFAGPLSDLLRATGEERLERAVASLMRQGAA; this is encoded by the coding sequence ATGATCCAGGTGGAAGGATTGGCCAAGCGCTTCGGTCGCATCGAGGCCTTGAAGGGAATCAGCGCCGGCTGCCCGCGCGGCCTGGTCACGGCGCTGGTGGGACCCAACGGCTCGGGCAAGACCACCCTGATGAAGTGCCTGCTGGGTCTGGTCAGACCTGATGCCGGGCGCATCCTGCTGGACGGCCGCCCCATGGACGGCACCGCCGCGGCGCGCCTGGACATCGGTTACATGCCCCAGCTGCCCCACTATCCCGACAACCTGAGCGTGGAGGAGCTGGTGGAGCTGATCGGCGGCGTGCGCCGCGCCGCCGCGGAAAAGGCCGGCCGGGCCGCGCGCGCGCCCGGTGCCAACCCGCCCTGGTCCGACAGCATCTTCAGCCTGGCCGCGATCCAGGGCCGCAAGCTGCGCGGACTGTCGGGGGGCACGCGGCAACGGGTGGGAGCCGAACTGGCCTGGCGCAGCGCGGCGCCCCTGCTGGTGCTGGACGAACCCACCGCCGGCCTGGATCCGCTGGCCAGCAGCCATCTCAAGGACCGCCTGCTGGAGGACCGCGCCGCCGGCCGCACCGTCCTCATCAGTTCCCATGTGCTGGCCGACCTGCAGGAGCTGGCCGACCAGGTCATCTTCCTGCTCGAGGGGCGCGTCCGCTTCGCCGGTCCCTTGTCCGACCTCCTGCGCGCCACCGGCGAGGAGCGCCTGGAGCGCGCGGTGGCCTCCCTCATGCGGCAGGGGGCGGCATGA
- a CDS encoding YgjV family protein has translation MENLPASTTALLLGLAGVLLNILWPLLGRRGVMLLVQAVAGLCFLAHYALIGAFTGSLMNALAALQALAAIPLGTRPGFRTVYLLTLPAIGLGLVFTWSGAASVYAALGMAGISLGRYQTKVLPFRIILLVTIPFWVGHNLLVGSLPGLLSDTLVSISSAVGLRRCWRVLHPAPVET, from the coding sequence ATGGAGAACTTGCCTGCGAGCACGACGGCGCTGCTGCTGGGACTGGCCGGCGTCCTGCTCAACATCCTGTGGCCCCTGCTCGGCCGGCGGGGTGTCATGCTGCTGGTGCAAGCCGTCGCGGGGCTCTGCTTCCTGGCCCACTACGCCCTGATCGGCGCTTTCACGGGCAGCCTCATGAACGCCCTGGCCGCCCTGCAGGCCCTGGCCGCCATCCCCCTGGGCACCAGGCCCGGCTTCCGCACTGTCTATCTGCTCACCCTGCCCGCCATCGGCCTTGGCCTGGTCTTCACCTGGTCGGGGGCGGCCAGCGTCTATGCCGCCCTGGGCATGGCGGGCATCAGCCTGGGGCGCTACCAGACGAAGGTCCTGCCCTTCCGCATCATCCTGCTTGTGACGATCCCCTTCTGGGTGGGACACAACCTGCTGGTGGGATCCCTCCCCGGGCTGCTTTCCGACACGCTGGTCAGCATCAGCAGCGCGGTGGGCCTGCGGCGCTGTTGGAGGGTGTTGCACCCGGCGCCCGTCGAGACCTGA
- a CDS encoding epimerase, with translation MRVILFGASGMVGMGVLLECLDDPRVESVLAVGRRPCGLTHGKLREWLREDFFDWSDAGDRLADLDACFFCLGVSAAGLDEAAYTRLTHDLTLAVAEALLVANPGLVFCYVSGQGTDSSERGRMMWARVKGRTENRLLAMPFPSAFMFRAGLIQPLRGVRSRTRLYQALITMMMPLFPLLRRLFPNQICTSASLGRAMIKVAGKGWPGPVLEARDIQAAGGQ, from the coding sequence GTGCGAGTGATCCTCTTCGGCGCCTCCGGCATGGTGGGCATGGGTGTCCTGCTGGAATGCCTGGACGACCCGCGGGTGGAATCCGTGCTGGCGGTGGGCCGGCGCCCCTGCGGCCTGACCCACGGCAAGCTGCGGGAATGGCTGCGGGAGGACTTCTTCGACTGGTCCGACGCCGGGGACAGGCTGGCCGACCTCGACGCCTGCTTCTTCTGCCTGGGCGTCTCCGCGGCCGGACTGGACGAGGCGGCCTACACGCGCCTCACCCATGATCTCACCCTGGCGGTGGCCGAAGCCCTCCTGGTCGCCAACCCCGGCCTTGTCTTCTGCTATGTGTCGGGCCAGGGCACGGACTCCAGTGAGCGGGGCCGGATGATGTGGGCGCGGGTCAAGGGCCGCACCGAGAATCGGCTGCTGGCCATGCCCTTCCCCTCAGCCTTCATGTTCCGAGCGGGTCTCATCCAGCCGCTGCGCGGGGTGCGTTCGCGTACCCGGCTCTACCAGGCCCTCATCACCATGATGATGCCCCTTTTCCCGCTCCTGCGGCGGCTGTTTCCAAACCAGATCTGCACCAGCGCCAGCCTGGGGCGCGCCATGATCAAGGTGGCCGGCAAGGGCTGGCCCGGCCCGGTGCTGGAAGCCCGCGACATCCAGGCGGCGGGGGGACAATGA
- the nosZ gene encoding Sec-dependent nitrous-oxide reductase yields MKQHSLARSALIAAACMAGAGLLLHSCGGGNRAMLGDAGAAAAVYVAPGSHDDYYLFCSGGFSGNMTVYGLPSGRHLKDIAVFSQYPEKGWGYAEETLAMFNTSHGFVPWDDAHHPELSQTKGVPDGRWIFINGNNTPRIARIDLTTFETAEIIEIPNSAGNHGSPFLTESTEYVVASTRFSVPVPQADVAIKSYAENFKGTISFIKVDPEHGHMELAFQILVPGFNYDLSRAGRGPSHGWSFFTCYNSEKANSLLEVNASKNDKDFIAAVNWKKAEDYLAQGKARTMPASYVTNRMDEKSRVASSTSHNSVLVLDPADCPGLIYYLPTPKSPHGVDVDPTGEYIAAGGKLATVIPVHSFSKMLAAIEAKAFDGEIDGIPVLKYDAVMAGEVKDPGLGPLHTEFDGKGYAYTSSFISSEVVKWKVGTWEVVDRIPTYYSIGHLCIPGGNSAKPWGKYVVALNKITKDRYLPTGPELAHSAQLIDISGDKMKLLLDFPTIGEPHYAQACPAELLKEKSVRFFRIEDNTHPQAVKSEKETRVERQGNVVRVYMSSSRSHFAPDNIEGIRAGDTVYWHVTNLEQDWDVPHGFAILGAPTAELLIMPGETRTLRWEPKKAGIYPFYCTDFCSALHQEMQGYVRVSPAGSATELAWSLGQ; encoded by the coding sequence ATGAAACAGCATTCTTTGGCGCGGAGCGCCCTGATCGCCGCGGCCTGCATGGCGGGCGCGGGCCTGCTGCTCCATTCCTGCGGCGGTGGCAACCGCGCGATGTTGGGAGACGCCGGGGCGGCGGCCGCCGTCTATGTGGCGCCCGGTTCCCACGACGACTACTACCTGTTCTGCTCGGGGGGCTTCAGCGGCAACATGACCGTCTACGGCCTGCCCTCCGGCCGCCACCTGAAGGACATCGCCGTCTTCAGCCAGTACCCGGAGAAGGGCTGGGGCTACGCCGAGGAAACCCTGGCCATGTTCAACACCTCCCACGGCTTCGTGCCCTGGGACGACGCCCACCATCCCGAGCTTTCCCAGACCAAGGGTGTGCCCGACGGCCGCTGGATCTTCATCAACGGCAACAATACGCCCCGCATCGCCCGCATCGATCTCACCACTTTCGAGACGGCGGAGATCATCGAGATCCCCAACTCCGCGGGCAACCACGGCTCGCCCTTCCTCACCGAGAGCACGGAGTACGTGGTGGCCTCCACGCGCTTCAGCGTACCCGTGCCCCAGGCGGACGTGGCAATCAAGAGCTACGCCGAGAACTTCAAGGGGACGATCTCCTTCATCAAGGTGGACCCGGAACACGGCCACATGGAGCTGGCCTTCCAGATCCTCGTGCCCGGTTTCAACTACGACCTCTCCCGCGCCGGGCGCGGCCCCTCCCACGGCTGGTCCTTCTTCACCTGTTACAACAGCGAGAAGGCCAACTCGCTGCTGGAGGTGAACGCCTCCAAGAACGACAAGGACTTCATCGCGGCGGTCAACTGGAAGAAGGCCGAGGACTATCTGGCCCAGGGCAAGGCCCGCACCATGCCGGCCAGCTATGTGACGAACCGCATGGATGAGAAGTCCCGCGTGGCGTCCAGCACCAGCCACAACTCGGTGCTGGTGTTGGATCCGGCCGACTGCCCCGGTCTCATCTACTATCTGCCCACGCCCAAGTCGCCCCATGGCGTGGACGTGGATCCCACCGGCGAGTACATCGCGGCGGGCGGCAAGCTGGCCACGGTCATCCCGGTCCATTCCTTCAGCAAGATGCTGGCCGCCATCGAGGCCAAGGCCTTCGACGGCGAGATCGACGGCATTCCCGTCCTCAAGTACGATGCGGTGATGGCCGGCGAGGTGAAGGATCCGGGCCTGGGACCGCTGCACACGGAATTTGACGGCAAGGGCTACGCCTACACATCCTCCTTCATCAGCAGTGAAGTCGTCAAGTGGAAAGTGGGCACCTGGGAGGTGGTGGACCGCATTCCCACCTACTACTCCATCGGCCACCTCTGCATCCCGGGCGGCAACAGCGCCAAACCCTGGGGCAAGTACGTCGTCGCCCTCAACAAGATCACCAAGGACCGCTACCTGCCCACCGGCCCCGAACTGGCCCACAGCGCGCAGTTGATCGACATCAGCGGTGACAAGATGAAACTGCTGCTGGATTTCCCGACCATCGGCGAGCCGCACTACGCCCAGGCCTGCCCGGCGGAACTGCTCAAGGAGAAGTCCGTCCGTTTCTTCCGCATCGAGGACAACACCCATCCCCAGGCCGTCAAGTCGGAGAAGGAGACGCGGGTGGAGCGGCAGGGCAACGTCGTGCGCGTCTACATGAGTTCCTCACGCAGCCACTTCGCGCCGGACAACATCGAGGGCATCCGCGCCGGCGACACCGTCTACTGGCACGTCACCAACCTGGAGCAGGACTGGGACGTGCCCCACGGCTTCGCCATCCTGGGCGCCCCCACGGCCGAGCTGCTCATCATGCCGGGTGAGACGCGCACCCTCCGCTGGGAGCCGAAGAAGGCCGGCATCTATCCCTTCTATTGCACCGACTTCTGCTCCGCCCTCCACCAGGAGATGCAGGGCTATGTGCGGGTCTCCCCGGCCGGCTCCGCCACGGAATTGGCCTGGAGCCTGGGTCAGTGA
- a CDS encoding nitrous oxide reductase accessory protein NosL — protein sequence MTVRARLLFAAAALCLLLALLFPLWTISLAAPQYPEGIGLKIWAHQITGQKEHDLRNINGLNHYIGMKTIEPDSIPELRILPPALVGLSLLGMIGAWWGRRWLLTTWLLLLLAGSLAGLADFWWWEYDYGHNLDPNAAIKVPGMSYQPPLIGTKQLLNMRTTAMPGLGALAIGAGLAIGLFAWRSPRPASAPRKGSAMAPRGRAALALGVLMLASVGGSCQAGPRDIRYRQDTCARCRMFVMDERYGAELVTKRGKVLTFDSAECLAAHTLESPKDAKEAQALLVTHHARPRQLATAEGSVYLKSTDLPSPMGLGLTACADTAEAVALRARHSGELLSWPQVLDHVRIAWRIP from the coding sequence ATGACGGTGCGCGCCCGCCTGCTCTTCGCCGCGGCAGCCCTCTGCCTGCTGCTGGCCCTGCTCTTCCCGTTGTGGACGATCTCCCTCGCGGCGCCCCAGTATCCGGAGGGCATCGGCCTCAAGATCTGGGCGCACCAGATCACGGGCCAGAAGGAGCACGACCTGCGCAACATCAACGGCCTCAACCACTATATCGGGATGAAGACGATCGAGCCGGACAGCATCCCCGAGCTGCGCATCCTGCCGCCGGCCCTGGTCGGCCTCTCCCTCCTGGGCATGATCGGAGCCTGGTGGGGCCGTCGCTGGCTGCTCACCACCTGGCTGCTCCTGCTTCTGGCGGGCAGCCTCGCCGGTCTGGCCGACTTCTGGTGGTGGGAGTACGACTACGGCCACAACCTGGACCCCAACGCCGCCATCAAGGTACCGGGGATGAGCTACCAGCCGCCGCTGATCGGCACGAAGCAGCTGCTCAACATGCGCACCACGGCCATGCCGGGGCTGGGGGCGCTCGCCATCGGGGCGGGGCTGGCCATCGGCCTCTTCGCCTGGCGCTCCCCGCGTCCCGCGTCGGCTCCGCGCAAAGGTTCCGCCATGGCGCCCCGGGGCCGCGCCGCGCTGGCCCTGGGCGTCCTCATGCTGGCATCCGTCGGCGGCAGCTGCCAGGCCGGCCCGCGGGACATCCGCTACCGGCAGGACACCTGCGCCCGCTGCCGCATGTTCGTCATGGACGAGCGCTACGGCGCTGAACTGGTGACCAAACGCGGCAAGGTGCTCACCTTCGACTCGGCGGAATGCCTGGCCGCCCACACCCTGGAAAGCCCCAAGGACGCCAAGGAGGCGCAAGCCCTGCTCGTGACGCACCACGCCCGGCCGCGGCAGCTGGCCACCGCCGAAGGCAGCGTCTATCTCAAGTCGACCGATCTGCCCAGCCCGATGGGACTGGGATTGACCGCCTGCGCCGACACGGCGGAGGCGGTCGCCCTGCGCGCCCGGCACAGCGGCGAACTGCTCAGCTGGCCGCAGGTGCTGGACCATGTCCGGATCGCCTGGCGCATTCCCTGA
- a CDS encoding DUF3996 domain-containing protein — MRKLWSLLLLSLAVQPVAARLGVGVMIGEPTGLNAKLWLDKTHALDFGLAWSLSEHQDMHVHADYLFHNNNVFANSGASGLLSLFYGIGGRMRIHDDNNDHNGNDNDRDKNRVGVRIPVGIDWVLPRAPVDFFMELAPVVDLMPDTHLDVEGGIGVRFWFR, encoded by the coding sequence ATGCGGAAATTATGGAGCCTACTCCTGTTGAGTCTGGCTGTACAGCCGGTCGCGGCAAGGCTGGGAGTCGGGGTCATGATTGGCGAGCCGACGGGCCTGAACGCCAAGCTCTGGCTGGACAAGACGCACGCCCTGGACTTCGGGTTGGCATGGTCGCTGTCGGAACACCAGGACATGCATGTGCATGCCGACTACCTCTTCCACAACAACAACGTGTTCGCGAACAGCGGCGCTTCGGGGCTCCTCTCCCTCTTCTACGGGATCGGCGGGCGCATGCGCATCCATGACGACAACAACGACCATAATGGCAACGACAACGACCGCGACAAGAACCGGGTGGGCGTTCGCATCCCCGTCGGGATCGACTGGGTGCTGCCGCGCGCGCCGGTCGACTTCTTCATGGAACTGGCGCCGGTGGTTGATCTGATGCCTGACACGCACCTGGACGTGGAGGGCGGCATCGGCGTGCGCTTCTGGTTTAGGTGA
- a CDS encoding TrpB-like pyridoxal phosphate-dependent enzyme: protein MSEHRYSLPADRLPRTWYNINADMPVPPAPVLHPATLEPVTPDFLSVLFPMSLIQQEVSTERWVEIPEPVREVYRLWRPTPMIRAIRLERALDTPAHIYFKYEGVSPVGSHKPNTAVAQAFFNKEAGTKALTTETGAGQWGSALAMACHFFGLALEIYMVKVSFHQKPYRRVIMQTYGAEVHASPTDRTAYGRRVLAESPDSPGSLGMAISEAVEVAASSGGAKKYSLGSVLGHVLMHQTVIGLEALEQMEMAGEYPDVVIACAGGGSNFAGFAYPFLWKKFATGARVRVVAVEPASCPSLTRGRYTYDFGDAAATAPVVRMHTLGHGFVPPAIHAGGLRYHGMAPSVSALVDHGDIEARAVGQLETFDAAVQFIRAEGIIPAPESAHAVRAAIDEALICKRDGVRKVIAFNLSGHGHFDMMAYDAYLAGQLENHTYSQEQVDEAMEQLPKVTGLASLT from the coding sequence ATGAGTGAGCATCGCTACAGCCTGCCCGCCGACCGCCTGCCGCGAACCTGGTACAACATCAATGCCGACATGCCCGTGCCGCCGGCGCCCGTGTTGCATCCCGCCACCTTGGAGCCCGTCACGCCGGACTTCCTGTCGGTGCTCTTTCCCATGTCCTTGATCCAACAGGAGGTCAGCACCGAGCGCTGGGTGGAGATTCCCGAGCCGGTGCGCGAAGTCTATCGCCTGTGGCGCCCCACGCCCATGATCCGGGCCATCCGGCTGGAACGGGCTCTGGATACACCGGCTCACATCTATTTCAAGTACGAGGGCGTCTCCCCGGTGGGCTCGCACAAACCCAACACCGCCGTGGCACAGGCCTTCTTCAACAAGGAAGCCGGCACCAAGGCCTTGACGACAGAGACCGGCGCTGGTCAATGGGGAAGCGCACTGGCCATGGCCTGCCATTTCTTCGGCCTGGCCCTGGAGATCTACATGGTGAAGGTCTCCTTCCACCAAAAGCCCTACCGCCGGGTCATCATGCAGACCTATGGGGCCGAGGTCCACGCCAGCCCCACGGATCGCACGGCCTATGGCCGGCGGGTGTTGGCCGAGTCGCCGGACTCGCCGGGGTCGCTGGGCATGGCCATCTCGGAGGCGGTGGAGGTGGCGGCCTCCTCGGGGGGCGCCAAGAAGTACAGCCTGGGAAGCGTGTTGGGGCATGTCCTCATGCACCAGACGGTGATCGGCCTGGAGGCCCTGGAGCAAATGGAGATGGCCGGCGAGTACCCGGACGTGGTGATCGCCTGCGCCGGCGGTGGGTCAAACTTCGCCGGCTTCGCCTATCCCTTCCTGTGGAAGAAGTTCGCCACGGGCGCGCGGGTCCGCGTGGTGGCCGTGGAGCCGGCCTCCTGTCCGTCCCTCACCCGGGGCCGCTACACCTACGATTTCGGCGATGCGGCAGCCACGGCGCCGGTCGTCCGGATGCACACCCTGGGGCACGGGTTCGTCCCGCCGGCCATCCATGCGGGCGGACTGCGTTACCACGGCATGGCGCCCAGCGTCAGCGCGCTGGTCGATCATGGCGACATTGAAGCGCGGGCCGTGGGACAGCTGGAGACTTTCGACGCCGCCGTGCAATTCATCCGCGCCGAGGGGATCATCCCGGCCCCGGAATCGGCACACGCCGTGCGCGCCGCCATCGATGAGGCCCTCATCTGCAAGCGCGATGGCGTCCGCAAGGTGATCGCCTTCAACTTGTCCGGCCACGGCCACTTCGACATGATGGCCTATGACGCCTACTTGGCCGGGCAGCTGGAGAACCACACCTACTCGCAGGAGCAGGTCGACGAGGCAATGGAACAGCTGCCGAAGGTCACCGGCCTGGCGTCGCTCACCTAA
- a CDS encoding cytochrome c yields MRPTHLFLSVALALVMGCSKPPQEADGPSPETGGLSATELEHGIGPAVDPGPLGELDATLTARGQEVFDSKCLACHKLGERFIGPDLTGILSRRSPRYVLNMILNPEEMVRRHPEAKKLLAEYLAPMAQQNLSQDEARAVLEYIRSNPAQDASRAAQ; encoded by the coding sequence ATGCGCCCGACCCATCTCTTTCTGAGTGTTGCCCTGGCCTTGGTCATGGGCTGTTCCAAGCCGCCCCAGGAGGCGGATGGCCCCTCCCCCGAGACCGGTGGCCTTAGCGCAACCGAGCTGGAGCACGGCATCGGACCCGCCGTTGATCCCGGCCCCCTGGGCGAGCTGGACGCCACGCTGACCGCCCGCGGCCAGGAAGTCTTCGATTCCAAGTGCCTGGCCTGCCACAAGCTGGGTGAGCGCTTCATCGGCCCCGACCTGACCGGCATCCTCTCCCGGCGTTCGCCCCGCTACGTGCTCAACATGATCCTCAACCCCGAGGAGATGGTGAGGCGCCACCCGGAGGCCAAAAAGCTGCTCGCCGAGTACCTGGCTCCCATGGCCCAGCAGAACCTGAGCCAGGACGAGGCGCGGGCCGTTCTCGAATACATCCGCTCGAATCCGGCGCAGGACGCCAGCCGCGCCGCACAGTGA
- a CDS encoding ABC transporter permease yields MSQTGILLAAALRDGLRSRIVYGFGLFFLAAGWMMLRLGGDGDQALLGLLSLSLALVPLVSLVFGVSHLYQARRFIELLLAQPVPRLRLFLALYAGLALPLTLSWMLGCLLPLLAAGVRDGTALALLLGAGAGLCLSFCALAFLIAVTVENRLRGLGLAIVLWLAVAVAWDGMILMLSYWLSDWPLEGPVLALCLANPVDLARVLVLLRFDLGAMMGYTGAVFRLFFQGPLGMALAGLMLALWVAGPLALAGRVFSRRDF; encoded by the coding sequence ATGAGCCAGACCGGCATCCTCCTCGCCGCCGCGCTGCGGGACGGCCTGCGCAGCCGCATCGTCTACGGCTTCGGCCTCTTCTTCCTGGCGGCCGGCTGGATGATGCTGCGCCTGGGCGGGGACGGCGACCAGGCCCTGCTCGGCCTGCTCAGCCTCAGCCTGGCCCTGGTGCCGCTGGTCAGCCTCGTCTTCGGCGTCAGCCACCTCTACCAGGCGCGCCGCTTCATCGAGCTGCTGCTGGCGCAGCCCGTGCCGCGCCTCCGCCTCTTCCTCGCCCTCTACGCCGGGCTGGCCCTGCCCCTCACCCTGTCCTGGATGCTGGGTTGCCTCCTGCCGCTGCTGGCCGCCGGCGTGCGGGACGGCACGGCGCTGGCCCTGCTGCTGGGCGCCGGGGCCGGCCTCTGCCTCTCCTTCTGCGCCCTGGCCTTCCTCATCGCGGTGACGGTGGAGAACCGCCTGCGCGGCCTGGGCCTGGCCATCGTGCTGTGGCTGGCCGTGGCCGTGGCCTGGGACGGCATGATTCTCATGCTGAGCTACTGGCTGTCCGATTGGCCGCTGGAAGGGCCCGTTCTGGCCCTCTGCCTGGCCAACCCGGTGGACCTGGCGCGCGTGCTGGTGCTCCTGCGCTTCGATCTGGGCGCCATGATGGGCTACACGGGCGCCGTCTTCCGCCTTTTCTTCCAGGGGCCGCTGGGCATGGCGCTGGCGGGGCTGATGCTGGCGCTCTGGGTGGCGGGGCCGCTGGCGCTGGCCGGGCGGGTCTTCTCCCGTCGCGATTTCTGA
- the nosD gene encoding nitrous oxide reductase family maturation protein NosD, which translates to MMAPKPHRSPARRAALLLLLLLTAAAEGRTWRAAPDTGLGATVARAAAGDTVWVEPGVYREDSVLVDRRLTIIGRPGAEVDGSGGGHLMIVRADGVEVRGLAFRGASLSYRADHAALMAENCAGLQVEDCRFEDNFFGVYLARCRAAVIRGNTMVARENRETASGNGVHLWHCREVEISANQVGGHRDGIYLEFVRQAVIKGNHGHRNLRYGLHFMFSDSCHYLENEFDGNGAGVAVMYSRHVEMSGNDFHDNWGPASYGVLLKDISDSVIRGNTFRGNTTGLHVEASNRLRVFDNDFRRNGWALRLMANSTDGRYEDNRFVANAFDVAVNGRQNYSTFARNYWDRHRGYDLDRDGYGDAPHRPVSVFARVVEDQAPALVLLRSLFLDLLDLGERAFPLLTPPTLEDSQPRMREP; encoded by the coding sequence ATGATGGCGCCCAAACCGCACCGCTCACCGGCCCGCCGGGCTGCGCTCCTTCTGTTGCTGCTCCTGACGGCGGCAGCGGAGGGACGCACCTGGCGGGCCGCTCCTGACACAGGCCTGGGCGCCACCGTCGCCCGCGCCGCGGCGGGGGACACCGTGTGGGTGGAGCCCGGCGTCTACCGCGAAGACAGTGTGCTGGTGGATCGCCGCCTCACCATCATCGGCCGCCCCGGCGCCGAGGTGGACGGCAGCGGGGGCGGACATCTGATGATCGTGCGGGCGGATGGCGTGGAGGTGCGCGGCCTGGCCTTCCGCGGCGCCAGCCTGAGTTATCGCGCCGACCATGCCGCCCTCATGGCCGAGAACTGCGCCGGGCTGCAGGTGGAGGACTGCCGCTTCGAGGACAACTTTTTCGGCGTCTACCTGGCGCGCTGCCGGGCGGCGGTGATCCGCGGCAACACGATGGTTGCCCGCGAGAACAGGGAGACGGCCAGCGGCAACGGCGTGCACCTCTGGCACTGCCGCGAGGTGGAGATCTCCGCCAACCAGGTGGGCGGCCACCGCGACGGCATCTACCTCGAGTTCGTGCGCCAGGCCGTCATCAAGGGCAACCATGGCCACCGCAACCTGCGCTATGGCCTGCACTTCATGTTCTCGGACTCCTGCCACTACCTGGAGAACGAGTTCGACGGCAACGGCGCCGGCGTGGCCGTGATGTACTCCCGTCACGTGGAGATGAGCGGCAACGACTTCCACGACAACTGGGGTCCGGCCTCCTACGGCGTGCTGCTGAAGGACATCAGCGACAGCGTCATCCGCGGCAACACCTTCCGCGGCAACACGACAGGCCTGCACGTGGAGGCCTCCAACCGGCTGCGAGTTTTCGACAACGACTTCCGCCGCAATGGCTGGGCCCTGCGCCTGATGGCCAACTCCACCGATGGCCGCTACGAGGACAACCGCTTCGTCGCCAACGCCTTCGACGTGGCGGTCAACGGCCGGCAGAATTACAGCACCTTCGCCCGCAACTACTGGGACCGCCATCGCGGCTACGATCTGGACCGCGACGGCTACGGCGACGCCCCGCACCGTCCGGTGAGCGTCTTCGCCCGCGTGGTGGAGGATCAGGCCCCCGCCCTCGTCCTGCTGCGCAGCCTCTTCCTCGACCTGCTCGACCTGGGCGAGCGCGCCTTCCCCCTGCTCACGCCGCCCACCCTCGAGGACAGCCAGCCGCGCATGAGGGAACCATGA
- the epsC gene encoding serine O-acetyltransferase EpsC has protein sequence MSARPRPIQTGLPDYTSRLVETFFTEGPAAQYLDGRRRLPSADKTVDLLGRIFSVLYPGYFGSQHLTPENVAYHVGALLDDIAAGLDELAYLAYRSECGEDDPCEHCAREADRAVEGFTARLPEVRRLLVLDLQAAHDGDPAARNMAEILLAYPGMEAVTVYRIAHLLHEQGVPLIPRIMTEHAHRRTGIDIHPGARIGRSFFIDHGTGVVIGETTDIGDNVKIYQGVTLGALSFPKDERGRLIRGAKRHPTIEDGVVIYAGATILGGGTVIGKGAVIGGNTWVTHSIPAGGRVISTPQEQRIEAGSTGEGTDSL, from the coding sequence ATGAGCGCCCGACCCCGACCCATCCAGACCGGCCTGCCCGACTACACCAGCCGCCTGGTCGAGACTTTCTTCACGGAAGGCCCCGCCGCCCAGTATTTGGACGGCCGGCGCCGCCTGCCCTCGGCGGACAAGACGGTGGACCTGCTGGGACGCATCTTCTCCGTGCTCTATCCCGGCTATTTCGGCAGCCAGCATCTCACGCCCGAGAACGTGGCCTACCACGTGGGCGCCCTGCTGGACGACATCGCCGCCGGGCTGGACGAGCTGGCCTACCTGGCCTACCGCAGCGAATGCGGCGAGGACGATCCCTGCGAGCACTGCGCCCGCGAAGCGGACCGCGCCGTGGAGGGGTTCACCGCCCGCCTGCCGGAGGTGCGCCGCCTCCTCGTGCTGGATCTGCAGGCCGCCCACGACGGCGACCCGGCCGCCCGCAACATGGCCGAGATCCTGCTCGCCTACCCGGGCATGGAGGCGGTCACCGTCTACCGCATCGCCCATCTGCTCCACGAGCAGGGCGTGCCGCTCATCCCGCGCATCATGACGGAGCACGCCCACCGCCGCACGGGCATCGACATCCACCCCGGGGCGCGCATCGGGCGCAGCTTCTTCATCGACCACGGCACGGGCGTGGTGATCGGCGAGACAACGGACATCGGCGACAACGTGAAGATCTACCAGGGCGTGACCCTGGGGGCGCTCTCCTTCCCCAAGGACGAGCGGGGCCGCCTCATCCGCGGCGCCAAGCGCCATCCCACCATCGAGGACGGCGTGGTCATCTATGCCGGCGCCACCATCCTGGGCGGAGGCACGGTCATCGGCAAAGGCGCCGTGATCGGCGGCAACACCTGGGTGACGCACTCCATCCCGGCGGGGGGACGGGTGATCAGCACGCCCCAGGAGCAGCGCATCGAGGCGGGATCCACCGGAGAGGGGACGGATTCCCTTTGA